The sequence below is a genomic window from Gossypium hirsutum isolate 1008001.06 chromosome A11, Gossypium_hirsutum_v2.1, whole genome shotgun sequence.
ttttgaaaaaaaaaatgtataagacATAACTAAAAAAGCTTTAGATaatggttaaaatatattttaagttcctctaattttttgtatatttgaaatatattcactttctacttttattttcaataatgtaaatttttttattttttatattttaaaatttaattaacaatGTAAAGTTTGTTTCGATAAATTCACTAgagtaatattaaaaaaaaaactcacttagCATCCTtgtaagaaaaaaatgaaattgtaataacctaaatttaataaaaaaatttaattgaggtaataattgaacttgtatttttaaatccaaaaaatataaaaactaaattctttaaaataaatacaaaaaattaaatttaaatattccaGTATGTTTGAACTtagaataatttttatttgtttcctTCCAATTAAAATATTACGAAATTCTCTTTTCAAAAATGCCGTCAaatcattagaaaataaaatcaGTTAAGTGAACCAGAGCATATCTGTCCACTGTATTTGGAAATAAGCAAAAAATCCAATCAAAAGgactcaattaaaaattttaaaatatttcggATGCTTTCATAAATAAAGCATACTTAGCATACCATTCCATAAATTGTTCCtaaattgaaatagaaaaattCTGAAAAAGAGAAACAGAGAGACGAAAGAAGAACAAAAAGCCAAGTAAGACGCGTATTTCattgttgaaaattttctttcccaCTTTTTTCTTCCAATTTTTTCTCTCCCTCCAAACAGCCTAAAAATATTAGGGTTAGGATATTAGAAAAACACTCACAGAAACCGGAAGAAAAGCCGAGATTTTCATCATCGGATTGTTGTAGAATAAACTTAAAGAAAGCTGTATTTTTATAGTGTTTTTAGAGTCCCTGTATCTAGAAAATGGGTTTCTTTTCATCTTCAGTGATCAAGTGGCAGCCATTTTTCTTACTCTTCTCCTGTGTATTAAACAGTGTCGTTTTGGGTGATAATTCTTCAGACAAAGCTGTTCTTCTTGAGTTTAAGAAGTCTGTCTCAGATCCTTCAGGGCTTTTATCAACTTGGACAGAAAATTCCTGTCACTGTTCATGGTCTGGTGTTTCATGTGATAAAAACTCTAAGGTTTTGTCTCTTAACATAACTGGTTTTGGGAATGGGAAAAAAGGTAAATTCAACAATACGAATGCTTTTCTCTCGTTTTCTTGTTCTGATTATAGTGTATTTCCATTTTATGGATTTGGTATTAGAAGGAATTGTGGGGAAAGTAATGGGGGTTTGTATGGGAAGTTGTTGCCTTCTATTGGAAAATTGAGTGAACTTAGAATTTTATCACTTCCTTTTCATATATTTGGTGGTGAAATTCCTGCTGAAATTTGGGACTTGGAGAATTTGGAAGTACTTGATCTAGAGAACAGTTTGTTATCTGGGTCATTGCCTGTTAGTGTTTCTGGGTTAAAGAACTTGAGAGTTCTTAATTTGGGGTTTAATAACATTAGTGGAGAGATACCAAGTTGGCTTTCAAGTTTGAAACAAATGGAGGTATTGAATTTGGCTGGTAATCTCGTGAATGGAACCGTTCCCGGATCTTTTGGAAGGTTTCGAGGTGTTTACTTGTCATTTACATCGCTCAGTGGCTTGTTGCCCCCTGATATTGGTGAAGGTTGTAAGCTTGAGCATTTGGATTTGTCTGGGAATAACTTGGTTGGGCAGATTCCTGCTAGTTTGGGGAACTGTAGTCAGTTGAGGTCGTTGTTGTTGTATACAAATTTACTGGAGGAACAAATTCCTCACGAAATCGGTCAGCTTCGAAATCTTGAAGTGTTGGATGTTTCAAGGAATAGCTTGAGTGGTCCAATACCTGTTGAGCTTGGAAATTGTTCTGGATTGACTGTGCTTGTGCTCTCAAATATGTTTAATCCATATGATGACCTTGCCATCTCTAAAGGCGATCGAAGCACTGTAaaggatgattttaatttttatcaaggTGGGCTTCCTTCTGAAATCACAAAGCTTTCAAAGCTGAGGATATTATGGGTTCCGAGGGCAACGCTTGAGGGCAACCTGCCAAGTGATTGGGGTGCTTGTGATGATTTGGAGATGGTAAATTTGGCTCAGAATTTTTTTGCCGGGGAAATTCCTATCGGTCTTAGTTACTGCAAGAAGCTCCGGTACCTTGACTTAAGCTCCAATAAGCGGCTTGCTGGAGAGCTTATTGAGGAACTTGCAGTTCCTTGTATGAGTGTGTTTGATGTTAGTGACAATTCCTTGTCAGGTTCCATCCCTAGATTCTACAACCAGGGATGCCCTGAAGTTCTGACCTCAGATTCATATGCCATTGAACCCTTCAACCCGACTTCTGCTTATTTATCATTTTTGGCAAGAAAACTTCAAGTTGGAGCACATTTTGAGTTCTTTGGAGGAGATGGTGGTCCTACTGTGTTTCACAACTTTGGAGATAACAATTTTACTGGCAGTGTCTTGTCGGTGCCAATCCCACCAAAAAGGTTAGGGAAACAGATTTCTTATGCATTTTATGCTGGAGAGAACTTGCTCAGCGGACCATTTCCACAGAATTTGTTTGAGAACTGCAATGAGTTGAGTTCGCTTTATGTTAATGTTAGCTACAATAGAATATCTGGTCAGATTCCAGCTGAAATGAGTAAAATTTGCAAATCTCTCAAATTTTTGGATGTGTCTGGGAATCAAATTACTGGGTCCATTCCGCCTAGCATTGGAGACTTGGTTTCACTTGTTTCGCTTAATTTGAGCTGGAACCTGTTACGAGGCTGGATTCCGAGCAATTTTGGGCGGATCAAGAATCTCCGGTATCTTTCTTTGTCTGATAACAATCTGACCGGATCTATTCCTTCCACCTTTGGCCGGTTGCAATCTTTAGAAATTTTGGAGATGTCGTCAAATTCTCTTTCTGGTGAAATTCCTGAAGGTCTGGTTAATTTGAGAAACCTGACTGTTCTTCTGCTCAATAACAACAAACTCTTTGGGCAAATTCCCTCTGGTTTGGCAAATGTGACCAAGCTCTCCGCATTCAACGTATCCTTCAATAACTTGTCCGGGCCACTACCGTCAAGTTATAATTTGATGAAATGCAGCAATCTTCTCGGGAACCCACTTCTACAGCCTTGCCATGAATACTCCTCAATGTCATCTTCAGATCAAGCGAGAGCAGGGAATTCACAAAATTATGCTGCATCACCAAGGGGATCCGCAACCCGAAGGAATGGAAATAATGGCTTCAGTTCAATTGAGATAGCTTCAATAACATCTGCTTCAGCCATTGTTTCAGTTCTTCtggctcttattattttattcatatttaccAGGAAGTGGAATTCaaaatccaaaattatcagcaccACGAAAAAAGAAGTCACGATTTTCACAAACATTGGGGTCCCTTTGACATTTGACAGTGTTGTTGTGGCCACGGGGAATTTCAATGCTAGCAACTGTATTGGGAATGGAGGTTTTGGGTCAACTTATAAAGCAGAGATCTCCCCTGGAGTCTTGTTGGCTATAAAGCGGCTTGCAATCGGACGGTTGCAAGGCTTTCAACAGTTTGATGCTGAAATTAAAATCCTTGGGAGGTTGCGCCACCCAAATCTTGTCACTCTTATTGGTTATCATGCCAGTGAAATGGAAACATTCCTTGTATACAATTATTTTCCAGGTGGTAACTTAGAAAAGTTTATTCAGGAGAGGTCCGCAAGAGCTATGGATTGGAGGATACTGTACAAGATTGCTCTGGACATAGCCCGTGCTCTTGCCTACCTACATGATCAGTGTGTCCCACGGATTCTCCATCGTGACGTTAAGCCCAGCAATATCCTCTTGGATGATGAGTACAATGCTTATTTATCAGACTTTGGTTTGGCCAGACTTTTGGGCACATCTGAAACGCATGCTACCACGGGTGTTGCTGGAACTTTTGGATATGTTGCTCCGGAATATGCAATGACTTGCCGTGTTTCTGATAAAGCTGATGTTTACAGCTATGGGGTGGTGCTCCTTGAGTTGCTTTCAGATAAGAAAGCTTTGGATCCATCGTTTTCTCCTTACGGAAATGGTTTCAACATTGTTCAATGGTCATGCTTGCTCTTACGGCAGGGCCAGGCCAAGGAGTTCTTCACTGCAGGGTTATGGGATGCAGGGCCCCAGAATGACTTGGTTGAAATTCTACACTTGGCTGTTGTGTGTACTGTTGATTCGCTCTCTACTAGGCCAACAATGAAGCAAGTTGTCCGACGGCTGAAGCAACTTCAACCACCATCATGTTACTTACATGATAAAGTTTCCCTTCATTAACATAATGTTTCGAGGAGAGGTAAAACTCTTTGTTATTGTCTCCGGCTGCCCTTAGGTAGAGTTGTTAGCTGTAGTTATTGCCACTTTGTAAATTTCAACACAGGTTTTACCCAATTTTCTGATGCTATTTCATCCATGAGTCTGCAGAAGAATGCAGatgcgtgtatatatatatatatttcttatccAAGCTGTACAGTTATATCCGAGTTTCATTTGATGTCTGACAAAACAATAGAATAGTTTTGCAATTTGCACGATGCAGTGTCTTGTctattttagtttagtttttatgAAAATCATTTCTGCAACTCAGGAGCAAGTTATGTTGAACAGTTGAAGTTACATTTCCATTATGAAGTGTTGCCTGATCAGCCAGGGCTGAGGAAAAAATCCAACTGATTCAAACTGTAATGGTTGGATCAGTTTCAAATCGGATAATTATGTATTCCGATTTGATTTTTGGTTTGCAAGCATGTTTGAGAGAAACCGCTCCATTTCATGCTTCTTTAAGGCCAAGCCAACTTCAATTGCCCTACTTCCTCCCATCTCTGCTTTCAGCCATGGAAATAGCTTCATTCTTATCAATGGAAACAACCACCACTTTCCAGGGCCTTTCTAATCCAAATCGAGGTGATCCAGCAACTGTTATAATTTGTACAGATCCTGCTGGCTCCTTGAATCGAACAAAGTCCCTCAAAAATCCATTTCTCTGTTAATCCCTTCACCGTATTGTTGTAGCAAATGCAAACCCCGTTTTCGAAATCCTTAAAATCTCTTAACAAATATACCTTTCCCCTCATTTTATTGAAATCTTCTGGAGTAATTGTAACTGCGGCTCGAACTAGATTAGGAGACGCTCCTTCGTCTGTTGAAAGCTTTCAAGCTTTTATTACCAATAGTAATTGTTAGCCACTGGTTCAAATACAGCACATCAAGGTCAATCAAACCCTTTAGGATCTTCGATGATGTCATGTCCCTAAAAAAAAAGTGGAGTTACTTCTGGTAGCAacctttgagttttctttagtcCCTTTGCTTGCACGTGTAAGCCCAGGATTTCATAAACATGGATGTAGTTTTTCCTTCAAGAAATATGTGATGAGCTGTGATTCCAATGGAAAAACCTTGACTAGAAAAAAGGGTTATTTGAAGAGGTAGAATTGATGCTAAATCATCTGAGGATATCAGGTGGGGTATCAAGGGATGTAACTCAACAGCTTCATAGATTCCGTTGCTGGATAGACGACGGAAGTCTGCATCAGACTTGGCATCTGTGAGTCAAAAGTCCATCATTCGGAAAGGATGGGTTTGGGGGGCATTTGACGGCCACTTGAGGTTTCCAGCGATAGAGAGGTAATGGTGGAGTGTTAGAGAAGAGAGATTGCATGAGTTTGGGTTGAGAGGCTCGACTGGAGGGAGTTTGAAGCAGAAAATGAGTGGAAGGGAGGATTCATCGGCAGAAACTGGTGCTGCAGGTGATGGTGTGATTCGGGTGGTCAGGTCTCAAGGATTTTCACTGCACTGGAAGATGATGCCATGCTCCAAACTCTCTTCTTTGACCAAGTTTGGACTTCTTTCTACTGCTATAATCAAAAGTTAACGGATAAAATAAAGAGAAGACGTAGTTGAGGTAAAAGATTTCGAGTAAACTATAAAACTAATcacttataaattatttaaattatgtttttgatTACTAACTTTAAtttgttacaaaatgatcactaatattattaatttgtaaGTCTTGGTAATTTAATAACAAAACTGACATGACATGTTAAAATATCATTTCAAAttgaaattttaggttaaattatatagtttctatatattttttattttgagcaatattttttttttaaattttacttctTCCAACAGCTATGGATTTACAGCCGTCGGTGTTCCAGACAGTCTCCACGGGGATGAAGGTGGTCCTTTTGGACCCTTTCCAGTGATGGATCTGTTGGGATGGGTACAACAGCCCTGAAGATGTTGATCTCTCCAGCCACTCTCCTCCCTCCTCGCTTGTTAATGAAGGTGGCCCGAAACAGCGGTGCTTAGGATTCGCTCCTTTTAGACTGGTTTGGGCCTTGATTGCCCTTGTACTATTTGTCTTAATCTTCTGGGCTTCTGGGCCTTTTGGGATGTACTTTTTTATGATTAATGGAATTgctctttttctaaaaaaaataacttaaaccctcatcctttatatatataaaaacttttaGAGATAAGAGAAGGGTTTGGCAGAATATATGGAATTGTTTACAGATGTGTGCCTATTACGGATTTCCAAGTGCCAGCTCGCACTCTGCTCTGacaaatttataatatttgatGATAAACCTTTAGTGGGTGAGAAATTTATGtctgatttatttaattttattatgaatactTAGACTTCCCaggtttttttatcaaatcaaatcaGATAATAACATGAAGGAAGATACGGTCAGCAactagatttattattttatgcaatattcaattataataaatataaaataacctaaaaaatgATTTCGTTTTTAAGTTAGGTCTACAAGATATgatattacataattaaaatatcatgcagcacaaaaataatataaatattatgtaaaaatcGTTATCAAATCATGCCATTACTTATaggattttttttctctctattttaatttttcatttaatttatcatttcatttagtttttaaatttatattatttgttaagtcaccctaaaatgataaaaaaattatgtttattaattttgttgatgtGACATACATGTGAATTGTCACGTGTATGTTACGGAAgcaattgattaattttttaaaaacattttcaatatttttttaattttttaaaattgtaataacaaacaataatttttcatccattttaaaatgatttgacaaacaatacaagtttaaaaattaaaaaaaataattaaataaagactagaatgacattttcataaatttaaagggccaaatatgttattatacataacttatatGATGATCCTTTTAAAAACTTTGAATTTTAGGcaccaataaaaatattaatttattattttttaagatataaaattattattatatatttatccatatctaatattcttttaaaattaacttaaatttaatttatttatttaaaaataaataattaaaaatttgaaaaacaaaataaaaaatgattttttttctagaatttattgaaaaataaaatcatatgttGTGAAGCTTTGGCTTCCATTGTTGTAATTTTGAATGAAATATTGATTTAACATTTAATAGCAAAAGcatgtttaattaaaataatattttgtatgGATGGTTGGAGTTTATATTTTTCATGGTAAAATTGTTTCCATTGGTGTCCAATCCAAATTTGTCATTGGAAGTTGCTTTGATGTTTGTAGTTCTATGGTAGATGGGATTTATAGATCATAGGTATTGaatgttaataaatattttattgacagTAACCATGGAAAGGGAAGACATAAATTCCAAgactgaaaatttaaaatttttttatttttcattttaaaattttaattatttgttttttaaataaaattagagaggattttattaaatatgtatgaGTGCAAAGAATATTTGTATGTCTTTAAAAAATAGATGACGTTATATTATTTTATCGAGACCTAAAAATAAAAGAGACCCCACATCTGCTTATTTAACAACActaatgcttatcataagccAGATCACTTGTCCAGGTTCGAAGATTCACTCTAAAAGTGCAACAAATTGGGCAAAAATATTGGTCCGAAAAATGAGTTTAGACAAAAAATAATGCTCATTTTTTAAACAGGCCGAGCTTCGAGTAAGATTTTCTTGGCCTAGGCCTGACCTAAATCTGCCTACATTTTTATCCCTGTTGTTGTTTGCCGCTATTGCTTTGCTGCCCTTTTGATATTATATTACTACTTTTTTGTTATTATCgtttaaatattgtataacttttattttattgttaattttactattactttAGAGCCATTTGCTTGCTATGTTGCaactattttagtattatttaagtatactgactttttaatatatttttaatttgttgggaaacatttattttaatgtttttagtctatttggtgtattatatttttaaaattttctatataaaaaatttaagacaGGTGGGTTGGGTTGGGCTTGAGTTTAGCATTTCTATCTAGGTcaagtttggacaaaattttagacccattttttgGGTCGGGCTAGGTCTGAGGCTAGAAAACCAATCTAAATTTAGCATCGGCTCGACCTGACCAGTATCAACTTTAGTTGTAACATCTTTCACCCGTTCCAAACGACCGATACGGATAGAAAGTGTAACCGAAGCATGCACGAgtactaaatcttaaatttattttaaaaaatatattagaagTTAGAAAACTTAAATGACTTCGATAGTTTTAGATGAAACCTGTAAGGTGCAAAGTTGATCTTAAAACATTACATTTTGTATCTACAAAATAATTATCGCTTCACATGAAATGCATTTTAAAGCTTTAAGATtgttagtaaaataaataaaaaattgaaacaagaaaaataaatgacaCTATTAGTAAAATATGATGGCTTTGAGGCATATAAAGCACTTTTCTCAATTCTCAAGGCTTTAAAATGTCTCCAAGAAACAACAAGGCCATCAACACTCCAAGCAAACACACTACAAATGATTAATAGAAAAGCTTTttatatagatattaaataaCTGTATCTTTCTATAAGATACCATTTCATAAGTATAAGTAAGTTTATATAAAGTTATAATTTTATGTACaggaacctttttattttccAAGGTATTTCTTGGAGAGTCATTCAAATTGTTAAAATCTTCTATTCATGGGCACAATAGTATGAGCGGAATCATTATGGGGATAAGTTAAATGTCCATATTTCTAATCCTCCAAGCACCTTGTCAGATAATTGGATAAACTTGTTCATTGATGAAGCGGTTGATCGAGGATCTGGAGCAGCGCCTGTTGGTGGAGTGTTGCTAGATCAAAATAGGAATTGGGCATTTGGCTTTAATCGTTTTCTCGAAAAATGCAACATTTTTTATGTTGAACTTTGGGGTATTTTGGATAGCATGATTATGCCGTTTAGTAATGGTTTTAATAGAGTTGTGATTTACATTGATATTTGAAAGTAGCCCAAACTTTACAGGATAATTTATTAGGAGACTCAAGTATTACAATTCTCAAGAGAGTCCAAAAGGTAATGAACACGGAAGAGCATTGGTTGATTCGACATGTTGTTAGAGAAGACAATCGTGTTATAGACTGTTTGGCTAAATTAAACTTAGAAGGGTGGAAAAATCTCCAAATTTATGACGAGTGTCGTCATTCTAcctaaaaaaatttcataacatAATTAGTCATCAATAATTGTAACATActtaacttttttatataataaaatattattagctACCAAGTTGTAAATTCCTAACACACTTAAATATattcttttgaaattaaatacGTATGAAAAAGTATATGATTAATTAAGACAAGATGCAAACACTAAATTTATAATGAAAAATAAACGTAAATaaatttgtgaattattagtaaaaaaggtatataaatttataatgataaatttgtCAATATCTATGTGAAAGGACAAAACATGTTTAAAGCCTAAAAGGCTGACCAGGTTAAGAGAGTCGacattttaattagaatttaaaaatacggaTTCCGGAAAAATAATGCgtgttttcttgttttcttttaacATTAGATCATGTGATTTTTGTACACTTTCACTAAATGTACATGTCCAATTTAATTACGTTTCTTAATCCTGTCTTGGACTTGGTAcatcatatttattaaattatgatttgctttcgaaagaaatatattaaataatgattGATTATTGACAAGtttgaataataaatataattccACTCCCCCATATCTCTTAACTAAGTTGGGAGACTAACCAAACAAAGAAGAGAACATTATCTGCCATGGCCTCTTCTTGTATTGTGAAAATCCTTGAGACTACTGAAATCAAACCATCCCCTGAATCCCCCAACTTTGCCTCTGAATCCACTTTGCCGCTCACTTTGTTCGACGCTTACTGGTTCCAGATCCCACCGGTTGAGCGGCTCTTCTTTTACAACCTTAACGACTTAACACCTGCAGATTTCAGCTCCGAAATCCTCCCCAAACTCAAGCACTCTCTTTCTCTAACGCTCCATCATTACCTCCCCATCGCTGGAAGCCTCAAGTGGCCGTCACATGCCCCCAAACCCTTCATTTCCTACACTCCAAACAATGGAGTTTCACTCACGGTTGCCCAGTCTAATGCAGACTTCCACCGTCTCACCGGCAATGGAATCTATGAAGCTGTTGAGTTACATCCTTTGATACCCCACCTGAAATCCTCAGATGATTCAGCATCAATTCTAGCTCTTCAGATAACCCTTTTTCCTGGTAAAGGGTTTTCTATTGGAATCACGGCTCACCATACGGTTCTTGATGGTAAAACTACAACCATGTTCATGAAATCCTGGGCGTACCTTTGCAAGCAAAGGAACATACAGAACTCTCATCAGTTGCCACCAGAACTAACCCCAGTTTTCGATAGGGACGTTATCAGAGATCCCACAGGGTTTGACCTTGATGTGCTGTATTTGAACCAGTGGCTAACATATACTATTGGTAATAAAAGCTTGAAGGTTTCAACAGACAAAGGAGCAGCTCCTAATCTAGTTCGAGCCACAGTTACGATTACTCCGGAAGATTTCAAGAAAATGAGGGAAAAGGTATTCTCTAAATCACTTGATACCTCAAAAACacttcatttatcaacttttgcgCTTACGCTTGGTTATGTAAGTAGTTGCATAGTCAAAGCAAGAGGTGGGGCAGGAGATAGAATTGCGTGTCTTGCATTTACAGCTGATTGCAGGTCCCGTTTGGACCCACCTATCTCAGAAACCTATTTTGGAAACTGTAATGTTGTTCCATCAGATATATCAAAGGCTAGAGGCTACATGGACTTTGAAAATGGGTTTGCATTTGGTGCAGAAAAAGTAAGCAATATGGTGAAGGGATTAAAAGAGAAAGGGGTTTTCGAAGGAGCGAAAGATAGGCTGACACCCTTTTTCGAACTGGCTAAAGAGGCAGCAGGAAGTGTACAAATGATAACAGTTGCTGGATCGCCACGATTTGATCTTTATGAAACTGATTTTGGATGGGGAAGGGCGTGGAAAGTGGTGGTTGTTTCCATCGATAAGAATGAAGCTATTTCCATGGCAGAAAGCAGAGATGAGAAGAGGGGAATAGAGGTTGGGTTGGCCTTGAAGAAGCCTGAAATGGAGAGGCTTCTCAACGTGTTTCTCAAAGACTTTGTTTAATAAGATAATCAGGGTGGAAGAAATAAACT
It includes:
- the LOC107924582 gene encoding LRR receptor-like serine/threonine-protein kinase RPK2 gives rise to the protein MGFFSSSVIKWQPFFLLFSCVLNSVVLGDNSSDKAVLLEFKKSVSDPSGLLSTWTENSCHCSWSGVSCDKNSKVLSLNITGFGNGKKGKFNNTNAFLSFSCSDYSVFPFYGFGIRRNCGESNGGLYGKLLPSIGKLSELRILSLPFHIFGGEIPAEIWDLENLEVLDLENSLLSGSLPVSVSGLKNLRVLNLGFNNISGEIPSWLSSLKQMEVLNLAGNLVNGTVPGSFGRFRGVYLSFTSLSGLLPPDIGEGCKLEHLDLSGNNLVGQIPASLGNCSQLRSLLLYTNLLEEQIPHEIGQLRNLEVLDVSRNSLSGPIPVELGNCSGLTVLVLSNMFNPYDDLAISKGDRSTVKDDFNFYQGGLPSEITKLSKLRILWVPRATLEGNLPSDWGACDDLEMVNLAQNFFAGEIPIGLSYCKKLRYLDLSSNKRLAGELIEELAVPCMSVFDVSDNSLSGSIPRFYNQGCPEVLTSDSYAIEPFNPTSAYLSFLARKLQVGAHFEFFGGDGGPTVFHNFGDNNFTGSVLSVPIPPKRLGKQISYAFYAGENLLSGPFPQNLFENCNELSSLYVNVSYNRISGQIPAEMSKICKSLKFLDVSGNQITGSIPPSIGDLVSLVSLNLSWNLLRGWIPSNFGRIKNLRYLSLSDNNLTGSIPSTFGRLQSLEILEMSSNSLSGEIPEGLVNLRNLTVLLLNNNKLFGQIPSGLANVTKLSAFNVSFNNLSGPLPSSYNLMKCSNLLGNPLLQPCHEYSSMSSSDQARAGNSQNYAASPRGSATRRNGNNGFSSIEIASITSASAIVSVLLALIILFIFTRKWNSKSKIISTTKKEVTIFTNIGVPLTFDSVVVATGNFNASNCIGNGGFGSTYKAEISPGVLLAIKRLAIGRLQGFQQFDAEIKILGRLRHPNLVTLIGYHASEMETFLVYNYFPGGNLEKFIQERSARAMDWRILYKIALDIARALAYLHDQCVPRILHRDVKPSNILLDDEYNAYLSDFGLARLLGTSETHATTGVAGTFGYVAPEYAMTCRVSDKADVYSYGVVLLELLSDKKALDPSFSPYGNGFNIVQWSCLLLRQGQAKEFFTAGLWDAGPQNDLVEILHLAVVCTVDSLSTRPTMKQVVRRLKQLQPPSCYLHDKVSLH
- the LOC107910874 gene encoding malonyl-CoA:anthocyanidin 5-O-glucoside-6''-O-malonyltransferase; the protein is MASSCIVKILETTEIKPSPESPNFASESTLPLTLFDAYWFQIPPVERLFFYNLNDLTPADFSSEILPKLKHSLSLTLHHYLPIAGSLKWPSHAPKPFISYTPNNGVSLTVAQSNADFHRLTGNGIYEAVELHPLIPHLKSSDDSASILALQITLFPGKGFSIGITAHHTVLDGKTTTMFMKSWAYLCKQRNIQNSHQLPPELTPVFDRDVIRDPTGFDLDVLYLNQWLTYTIGNKSLKVSTDKGAAPNLVRATVTITPEDFKKMREKVFSKSLDTSKTLHLSTFALTLGYVSSCIVKARGGAGDRIACLAFTADCRSRLDPPISETYFGNCNVVPSDISKARGYMDFENGFAFGAEKVSNMVKGLKEKGVFEGAKDRLTPFFELAKEAAGSVQMITVAGSPRFDLYETDFGWGRAWKVVVVSIDKNEAISMAESRDEKRGIEVGLALKKPEMERLLNVFLKDFV